The Besnoitia besnoiti strain Bb-Ger1 chromosome Unknown contig00114, whole genome shotgun sequence genomic sequence acgaaatggaaatgagctacaatatagtatgtatcatgtagggcaatatccataccagcgttacccataactacacctgtagtaccacctagagtaaacaataggataaaactaagagcagcccatagatctacagttcttgtagttgtatggctagccatataggtacctaaccagttgaaaatcttagtaccggtaggaattgcaatcataatagtcatagcagagaaataagctctggtatctacctctagaccgactgtcatcatatgatgtgcccatactaaggaacctagaatagaaatacaacccatagctaagatcatagattgtccaccgaagacagatctagcagcatacatagataatgtctgcgagactacaccaaaagcaggtaaaattagaatgtatacctctggatgtccgaagaaccagaatagatgttgataaagtacactatcaccagaatacatagaatcataaaattcagtgtttacgtgtagatcaaaaggatcataactaatccaccagtaagaataggtagagtgaagactaacataagggcagtaaatatgatagcccagatatatagaatatagttcttagcaccagcattagaacccatgaagacgcaagtaccaaggaagttaatagaaacttaaaatactactaattcctagtactgcaagacctccgataatccaatcagttgcctctggatttaacaccatcaagctagtacttagtggaggatacattgtccaaccaagaccactaccaaactcggaacaaatactttgagttaacaacacagaacctaatggtactagaaaataggagatcgcgttagttcttgggaaaacgacttccgaaccaccaatatatattggtacaaagaagttaccatatcctccgtacaaagcaggcattaagaacataaagatcatagctaggccatgtatcgttattatcacattataagtagctatcgtctctgtacaaatgatccgcgatccagaactgtataactcaaatcgaataaacaaagacattatagttcctagaatactgaagatgactccggttatgagatacagacaaccaagttctttatgattgcagtacaccacccaccccactggactgcttaagacagctaaaagtgttggatttcaatatcacggtaatcatgtttgcttggaagctggaagacggaatcgttattaagcgccaggtagtcctggacactgaatccatgagcgtgaacattggatgtcaccatggttatagttacggtacatatataaaatctacagtacgatttgagatttgttacgtgacgagcggtgtgtttaagactagtttacatgcgctcattttaatatgtagttatttaacgaagttctattgtgctagcatggtttcgagaacacaccaaatttccatgagtctattccgggcacacctcgtcttttatcggtgtgctctcaatctaaattcatcttataactttggtttcttagttgcaattacctttgtactccaaataattacaggtatcactttagcgttccgatatacttctgaagcatcttgtgcatttgctagtgttcaacatctagttagagaggtagcagcaggatgggaatttaggatgttgcatgcaacaactgcttctttcgtcttcttgtgtatcttaatacacatgtctcgaggtatgtataactccagctatagttatttaactactgcttggatgtctggtttagttttatatctacttactatagccactgctttcctcggttatgtactaccatggggacagatgagtttctggggtgctacagtcattactaatctcctttctccaataccatatttagtaccttggttactcggtggatactatgtatctgatgtaacattaaaacgattctttgtattgcactttatattaccttttgtaggttgcattctaattgtattacacatcttctatttacatttaaatggttctagtaaccctgcaggtattgattccgcacttaaagtagcctt encodes the following:
- a CDS encoding cytochrome b (encoded by transcript BESB_018880); protein product: MSLFRAHLVFYRCALNLNSSYNFGFLVAITFVLQIITGITLAFRYTSEASCAFASVQHLVREVAAGWEFRMLHATTASFVFLCILIHMSRGMYNSSYSYLTTAWMSGLVLYLLTIATAFLGYVLPWGQMSFWGATVITNLLSPIPYLVPWLLGGYYVSDVTLKRFFVLHFILPFVGCILIVLHIFYLHLNGSSNPAGIDSALKVAFYPHMLMTDAKCLSYLIGLIFLQTAFGLIELSHPDNSIPVNRFVTPLHIVPEWYFLAYYAVLKVIPSKTGGLLVFMSSLINLALLSEIRALNTRMLIRQHFMTRNVVSGWVIIWVYSMIFLIIIGSAIPQATYILYGRLATIVYLTTGLVLCFTKSIVIMTTASKQT